The region TCATCCGGGAGCACCGCTGTATACGCTGCCCTGGACGCATCATCCACGCAGACGTGTAAGTATTCCCAGCCTGGGTGGCGGCGACGGACTTGCCGTGTTCCTGCTTTCTTGTGGCCAACGCCGTCAATCTTGCCCAGTCGCTTGATATCCAGATGCAGCATTTGCCCGGGCTTTTCCCACTGGTAACGCTGGATGGGCGCTTTTTCCTCCAAAGATGAAATCCGGGAGCAGCCGAGTTTACGCAAGGCCCGGAACACGCTGCTGCGGCAAAGGCCAAGACGTAACGCAATTTCATCACCAGTCAGGCGCTCTTTGCGCAAAGCCAAAATGGAACCAAAATCTTGTTCCGTCAGTGTGCCCCGGCATCGCTTCGGGCGAGAACTTCTGTCCGCAAGATTCTCAAAGCCTCCCTGCCTGTAGCGGCTCATCCACTTTCTGGCGGTACGCAGGCTTACACCAAAACCCGCCGCAACTGCGGCTGCGGGCTTT is a window of Desulfovibrio porci DNA encoding:
- a CDS encoding IS481 family transposase, encoding MNSHKNAKLTARGREEMIRRMSEKPAAAVAAGFGVSLRTARKWMSRYRQGGFENLADRSSRPKRCRGTLTEQDFGSILALRKERLTGDEIALRLGLCRSSVFRALRKLGCSRISSLEEKAPIQRYQWEKPGQMLHLDIKRLGKIDGVGHKKAGTRQVRRRHPGWEYLHVCVDDASRAAYTAVLPDETAESAIEFLWFAVAWYSAHGIKVERVLTDNGACYKSQKFRDACREFGIKYKRTRPYRPQTNGKAERFIRTALKEWAYAHTYTHSEKRTANLPVWTHRYNFVRPHTALGRKPPASRLSGG